The Chitinophaga niabensis genomic interval CTCACAGATCCTGTGAAGTCTTTACGCTTTGCAGTCCCATACCCTATCACCACAAAGTTCTCCAGCGTGGTGGATTCTTCTTTGAGGGCGATAATAACATTGTTCAGGTTCTCTGGTTTTAGCGTGATGGTCTTATAGCCGAGCATAGTTACCTCCAATTCCACTTCCGTGCCATCTGGCAGGGTAAAGGAAAACTCTCCTTTGGCATCCGTGGTAGCACCTTTGGTACTGTTCTTCAATCTAACGGTTGCGCCGGGTAAAGGCTCTCCCGTTTCGCTGGTCACTCTTCCTTTTATCAGTATTAGTGGCGGTGGTGTAGCATGCACTACAGGTGCCGGCTCATCCTTTTTACGCACCACTACTGTTTGTTCAACAATTACATAATTAAAAGGCTGATCCTGGAAGCATGCTTCCAGCGCTTCTTTAAAAGAGGCGTCCTTCAATTGCAGGGAAACTTTTTTGGCATCTTTCATCAACCGCTGGTTGAAGAAGAAGTGATAGCCACTTTGTTTCCCTATTTGTGCAAACACCTTTTCCAGCGAACCATTTTTAATGTTAATGGTGATCTGCTGGCTATATCCCTCTGCGCTCACCTGGAGGCACGTAATAAAGAGCAGGATGGCCGTTAGCTTCATGATCAGAAGAATTTTTCCGGTAGGCCACAGCCTGAATTGCAACAGACCGCGGAGGCCCTTAGACCTTGTGGAATTCGTAAATCTTAATTTCATAACTTCGTGGTTTGTTTGGGTTTTGCCCGTTTCAACAGTTAGCAAATTGATTGATACGCAGACGCAAGCATCCGGCCGGTTGTACCCTCATACTTCCGGCCTTTTTCCTGAATCCGATGATTAATTCTGTTAGGTTGTTTGTGTTAAGGATTTATAATGACTGTTCTTTCTTTGATTTTGGCATTTATATCACTATATACTAGTATTTCCAGGAATTTCGTAAGGCTCACATGCCTTGGTAATGACCCGCTGAAAAGGTCTTTCGGTACACCGTTCGGATAACTAACGGTAATGTCGTACCATCTTTCAGCCTGCCGCAGTATGCTGCCGATGTCGGCTTCATTGAATTTAAAATACCCTTCCTTCCATGCCGTTATCTCTTCCAGGTCATCCGGCTCCACGATCTCTATTTTCTGCCTGATCTGCGCCTGCTGGCCGGGTTTCAGGTTTATGCTGAAGTTTTCTTTCGTTATTTTCACGGAACCTTCCAGCAAGGTGGTTTTGACATCCCCCTCATTATCATATGCATTGATATTGAAATGCGTTCCCAGCACTGTTACCTGTGCCTTTTCCTCCCCTTCCCCGGACATGATCTTTACTCTGAAAGGAGTTTTATGTTCCAGCGGCGCTACTTCAAAATATGCCTCCCCCGTTACTTTCACCATCCTTTCCCCTCCGGAAAATGCGGTAGGATAAGTAATGGAAGAAGCTGCATTCAGCCATACCTGTGTACCATCCGGTAAAGTGATCCGGTATTGGCCGCCACGTGGCGTACGCATGGTATTATACATTATTTCTGATGTAGCGGCACCGGAAGTACTATATACCAGTTTACCATTGGCCAGTTTCACCACTTTGGTATTACCCTGCTGGCTCAGCATACCATTGGATGCACTGTCCAGCGTAATGGTGGTACCATCTGCCAGCGTGAGTATGGCTTTATCTCCTCCCGGCATCACCTCATTTTTTTTAATGGGGGCCGATGGCGTGGAAGCCAGCTGGACGGGTTTTTTAGGCTGTAAGAAATAAGCAACCCCGGTTGTAAGGAGTAATAAACTGGCGGCAGCAGCCCACCAGGTACGCCTGTTCATAAAAGACACCCGTTTGCGGGGAACATCTTTTAAAACAGGTTTTAGCTTTTCCAGTACGACATCTTTAGCGTCGTTGTTCTCCAACTGATGATAACGCGGATCATCCCATACCTCTTTCATGAATGCCTCCCAGGTTTGCCGGCTGCCCGGTTCCCGGAGTGCAGACCATAGCGTACGGAATTCCTCTGCGGATAACTCGCCCGCCAGGTATTTTTCCAGTAAATTTTTCAGATCTGCATGCATAATGAATAGCTCCTGTAATATGAAGACCACTGAAAGGCACAAAAGGAAGTGCCGGATTAAAAAAATATTTTAAAGGAACCTGGAAAGGAGCGCGGTAGCCAGTAAGGCATGCTCCCGGAGGTATTTTCTAAGGAAAGCGAGGGAACGTACAATATAATCTTTTACAGCCGCACGGCTAACACCCATCTGGTGACTGATCTCCTCATGGCTGAGGCCCCTTTCCCGGCTAAGGCGGAAAGCTTTTTGCTGCTGTGGGGGCAACTGGCTGATCCCTAGTTCCACCAGGGTTTGCAGTTCCTTGAATTCCGCAGACACAGAAGTATCTCCCGATTCAACCCTTGCCTGATAGGTAAGATAATGCTGATAAGCTTCCTCCAGCTTTAACCGGCTCATCTTTTTAAAGATCAGGTTACGGGCACTGATGAAAAGGAAACCATCCAGCTTTTGGATGTCTGTAGCCTTTTCCCTGTTTTGCCATAACTGAAGGAATACTTCCTGCGCAACGTCCTGCGCCATCTGTGATGACTTTGTCAATACCAGTGCAGAAGAATACACCCTGTTCCAGTAATGATCAAAAAGCCGGCAGAAAGCATCTTCGCTTCCGGCAGCCATCTCCTGTAGAGAGAATTGATCAGTATAAGGTAGACTGGACAAATGAACAGCGGCTTTTATTCAAGTAAACTTAGGAAAAATAATTACCAAAAAACAATTTTCGGAAAAGATCATTTTTAAAGGAACTGTCCTTTTTTTCTGGTTGATTGACCCATCAAATATAATACCCTGCAAGCTTACATCAAAATTAGTGTAAATGTAACACTTACGAAAGGAAACAGGACAGTACAGGACGGTTTAGGGATATTTCTGTGGCAAAGGCACAGGTAAAGCCTGTATAATAACCTGCGTTTTAGTTAATAAAAAAGGTTAAATTGAATTTTACAATTACTGCATTAATCAACGTTATGTTATTACTTAAGTCAAAGCTACCCTACACCATCCTGTTATTTATCCTTCCCCTGACTGCTTATGCCCAATCCGGTCTTCCTGTTCTGCAGGCCGGCACTGTTAGTATAAGCGGAGAAGTAACTATCCCGGAAAAACTTAAGAAAGATAGTGTATGGGTATGGTTAACAATTCCTCAACCATTTACCGGTGAAAATAAGCGGTATACAACCCTGCTCGATTCAAAAGGACGTTTCGCATTGAAGTTAAACACTGAAACAAATCTTAGTATGTGTGCCGTAACCACGGATTTAAATATGGAACACTTAGTTACTGTTCCACTAAAAAACGGGCAGAACAGTATAATAACCTTCAGTTATTCCGATGATGGAACTATTAATAAATTAAAGACCAACGATAATGCCGGATTCACTGAAGAAGAACTTATCTGGGGCGTAACCAAATTTGGCGAAATGCAGCGATATAGATCTGGTAAACCAAGAGAGGCCCTGTATAATAAAGCATTTAGTATTTTTATCGATCATGCAAATAACGTTTTACAGGAAAGGCGGGCCATTCTGAACAAGCCGCCCTTTTTATCTGACAAGATGAAGGAGATTGTATTCAAGGATTTTTCTCTGGCGATGTATTACGGGCACGTATTTGATTACTACGATGAAATGGTTTTAAACTACAGTAATACGAACGATCATAAGATGCCAGATAGTTCAGAGATAAAAATTCCTGTCCGCCAGGATTATTCATTCCTTAAAGATCTTGACCTGGATAATCCCCTAAACCTGTATTGCTTTTCTTATCCGGACTTTACGCAGAAGTTACTGCAAAATAGTACGTTAGATCTTCCCCGTATCCAGGATACGCCCATTCCTGAATGGATAAAAAATGTAAAAGGGATTTTGGCACACCTGATCGGATCGGATCAAGGCCTGTTTTATGATATGCTCATAGGCAATGCCTATGCGATGCAATATGATACTGAACTAAAACCATTGACAGTAAAGCAGATTGAAAACATCAAGAACTATTACAAGGGAGCCGATCTGGAGAAGATCCTCCTGCGAAAGAACCAGGAAATCATGCAACTGGCACGGTCAAAGGAAACGGTAGTGGTCAACAATACTCCGGATGTATCTCCTGAAGAATTGATGAGCGCTATTATTTCCAAATACAAAGGAAAAGCCGTTATTGTTGACTTCTGGGCAACGTGGTGTGCCCCTTGCCTTGAAGCCATGAGAGAATCCCGGGACTTAAAAAAACAGTTCGCCAATAAAGATGTTGCATTTATTTATATAGGTGAGCCCTCATCGCCGAGGAAATTATGGGAAAGGCATATACAAGGCATCGGAGGGGAACAGTATTACTTGACTTCAAAAGAGTGGAAGTATCTGTTAGACAGTTTCAATTTTAGCAATATCCCCACTTACCTGGTATTTGATAAGAAAGGAGTACTCAAACAGCAAATTACAGAATACCCCGGGAACGAAGTGATGCAAAAGCACATCGAAGCAGCTTTGCATTAAATTCAATGTAAATGCCCCGCTAAGGACAACATAGGATGATTCAGTTCCGTTGACTCATATTCCTCCTGTACTCAACCGGGCTAATACCATTATGCTTTTTGAACTGCCTGCTCAGATGGCTTTCATCCGTAAAGCCCAGTTCATCTGCTATCTGGCCAATCGTTAATGTACTGTATGCCAGCCGTTGCTGCACCAGTTTTATTTTATACTGTGTAATGTAATGTTGCAGGCTTTCTCCCGTGAACTTCCTGAAATATTCCCCCACATAATTAGCGGAGAGGTTAAAGCTCGCAGCCAGATGCTCCACCCGTAGCTTATCGGGCTCATTGATATGCCGGCGGATATGCACCAGCATCCTGTTGATCAGTGGTTCCGGATCCAGCCCGGTAGCTGTTGTTTCCGCATCCTCTATGTTACGTGCCAGGATGTTCAGGATCAGGGTTACAAAATGCTGCAGGTTCTCTTCGTGGTAAGATTGCTTTCCCTCGTATTCCTGTACCATATTCCCTATAAGCGCAGCGATCATCTTACAGTCTCCCGGCCTTTTGATCAGCAGTTCCTGGAAACGGTTATGATGTGCAAAGATGTGTTCGAGTTGTTTGAGCCATTGCGTGATCCTTTCCCGGTCTTGTGCATTTTTGAACTGTGCCAGGAAAACTTCTGAGAAACGGATGGAACAGAAACGTGTGGGGATGGAAATATCAAATCCCCGGCAGTCCAGCGGCGTAAAAAGAAAGATGCTTCCCTTCTGATAAGGGAACCGGTTGCGGTTCACCTCCCGGGTGCCCTCCCCTTCCAGGATCTGCACGATCTCAAAGAAATGATAGATCAGGGGCCGTTCATGCCAGCAGTCCATATCTGACACATACAACTCAAATGGCTGGTGTAACGCTTTATGCTCCATACCTGTAAAATTACAAAACAAACCCTTCTTTATCACTGTTCCGCCATGGGGGCACCGCGTAATTTTGAGGACCAAAAACAAATAGCACATGAGTTTAAAAGAAAAGCTGCTGTCTTCCCTCATTACACCTTCCATTACTTTGCGCAACCGCGTGGTAATGGCTCCTATGAGCAGGCGGCGGTCAGAGAATGGCATCCCGGGTAATTCCGTACCTGTATATTACGGGCAAAGGGCCGGCGCAGGTTTGATCATTGCAGAGAACACCGCTGTTGCGGCAAATGGAGTTGGTTATCTCCATGCACCGGGCATTTATAATACAACGCAGCAGGCAGCTTGGAAAAAGGTAGTGGAGGAAGTGCATGCCAGGAACGGAAAGATCTTTATTCAGCTGGTACATACAGGCCGTATAGGGCATCCGCTGAACCAGGAAGGAGGTGTTCCGTTAGTAGCACCTTCTGCCATTACAGCAGCAGCGATCATACGTACGCCGGGAGGTATCCATTTACCTGCCACACAACCGGAAGCCCTGAGCACCGCCGGTGCGCAAGACATGATAAAAGCACATATACAGGCCGCCATCACTGCTATAGAAGTAGGTTTTGACGGCGTGGAAATACATGGCGCACATGGTTTTCTTCCTGAACAATTCCTTCACCCCCATACCAATCAAAGAACAGATCAATACGGAGGCAGCATTGCTAACCGCAGCCGCTTTCTGTTAGAGATCATGGAAGGTGTGGCAGCAGCTATCGGTAAAGAACGTACCGGTGTGAGGCTTTCACCATTTGCTATCCTGAATGATCTGCCGGCTTATGAAGAAGAAGAAGCTACGCACCGGTATATCACAGATGCTTTGCGGGAAATGGATATCCTTTACATCCATCTCTCCAGCCAGGCTTCCTCTATATCCAGGGCATACATACAGGATGTGCGTCAACGTTTCCACAACCTGCTGATCCTGGCAGGTGATTACACAGCCGATTCCGCAGAGGCCATCTTACAGGAAGGTTTAGCTGATCTTATCGCTTTTGGCAGGCCCTTTATTTCCAACCCTGACCTGGTGGAACGTTTCAGGCACAATGCACCTTTAGCGGTTGCCAATAAAGAAACCTTTTATGAGGGAGGAGATAAGGGGTATATTGACTATCCGGTACTTCATCTATCGTGATCTTTTGATCCTGAAATTGGTCTTCACTGATTTAGTCTGATGTGTGCAACCCTGAGCGGCCTGGTGATAGCTTTACCAATCACTCAACTGCTTAAATATTATGCGCTGCTGACCGGTGCAATTCCTTCAGACGTCATGATCACGCGTTGCATGGTATCATCCTCATTGTAATGTAATACATCAATACATACCGAGCGGTGATGGCTATCCCCCTTTTCAAGACCTCCATTATGATAGAAGAAGTAAGTTTCGCCCTGAAAATCGAGAATAGCAGGTCTGTTGGTTTCACAATTACCGGCAATTTCATTAAGGATGCCTTTGAACTCCCATGGGCCATGGATGCTGCGGCTCATCATATAAGCCACTTTTTCAGGAAAACCATACCCGTAGCACAAATAATACCAGCCGTTCCTTTTGTGGATATGCGCGCCTTCCTGGAATTCCGGCAACTCAATAGTTCTGACAGGGCTTTGCAATGCTATCATGTTCTTTTTCAGCTCTGCATAATAACATTGCTGTTTGCCCCAGAAGATGTAGGCCCTGCCATCATCATCCAATAGTACTGTAGGATCAAAATTGCTGCCGTTAATAATATCCGTAGGAGTGATCAATGCAGTACCGCGTGCATCGGCAAAAGGGCCTGCCGGGTTATCTGCCTGTGCTACACCAATGGCTTTGCCTTCTATAGTGGCATGGGTTACTGCTGCATACCAGTAAAACTTCTGATCATGATGGATCACCTTTGAAGCATATGCATCTCCCTTAGCCCAGGAAAAGTCAGTGGCTTTTAAGGGGCTGGGGTGCTCCTTCCAGTTCTGCAGATCTGTGGAAGAAAAGCACAACCAATCCTTCATCACATATTCCTGCGAACCTTCCGGCGCTTCATCGTGGCCGGTATACAGATATACTGTGCCGTTATGGTTAACAACAGTAGGGTCTGCGGTGAATTTATGTTGGATGACAGGGTTCATAATAAAACAGGCCCCAAAATTCCTGCCAGACTAATCATCTACCCTATCCCTGTCTGCCTGCAACACCCATTCCTCCAATGTATCCATATCCGAAAATATAGGAGAAAGCAAATTCGCAAATTTCAACTGTGCTTCTGCTGAGGGGAAATAAGCATAAAAACCGCCGGCTTCAGGATCAAATTCTATTTCAGACAACAGGTCTTCGTCTAGTTTTTCCAATATCTGTGTAATATGTCCTTCCCAGCAGTAACCATTTCCTTCATAGTCATGCTTTTTAAAGAAAGTATAGTACCTGTTATACAGGTCATCACTTTCCAGGTCTGCGGATACGCTATACACGTCATCGTTTTTCCTTAATGTAAAAGGATAATGTTTGTTTGTTTCCATATGATCTATTTCTCTGCAATAAATTTCGAATATCAACCCTTTGCCTGCCCGGGCGCAACGCCGAACTTCTTCTTAAAAGCTTTGCTGAAATGCTGCACGGAGGAATATCCCAACTGATCCGCCACTTCTTTGATGGGCAGCTGCCGGTATAACAACATTTCCCTGGCCTCATTCAGCTTATGATCTGCCAGGTATCCAAACACGGTATTATTAAAAACTTCTTTGAATCCTCTCTTCAATTTAAACTCATTGATCCCTGCAATGCGGGAAAGTTCCATGAGAGATGGGGGTTGTAAGGAATGTTGAATTAAATAGGATTGCGCATAACGGATCCGTTCAATATCGTCCGCTGTTATACTGGAAGAGAAAGGTGTTTTGCCGGTAAGGGTTTCATATGCCTGTGCCTGTAATGCCAGCAGTTCAATACATTTGGATTGCAGGTACATCATCTTCAAACCACCGCTGAACTGGCAATGCATAATATCCTGGATGCACTGATGCATGGCCATGGTAATAGGCATATTTTCCTTGCTGACATCTATCTTACTGTCAGTAGATATTCTGTTAGCAAGGTCCATCAGCAGCGGAGAGCTGTTCTGTGCCAGTGCCAGGAATGCATCGGTGGTGAAGTGCACTTCAAAGAAACGGTACCGTGTATCCTTAGCGTACTCCCCGGCACCTGTGAACTGTGGCAGGTAATGCATATTGCAGAAGTTCTCTACAAAATCGTACCTGTCGCCGTTCCTTTCATTCTGCAGGAAGCCATAGCCGGATAAGGTGAAATGTAATTCTACCACAGAAGGTTCATCTCCCATATCCATATGCAGGTTGATCTGCTCACGCAATGCAATATCCCCATACTTTACAAAGATACCTGCAAAGGACAGCTGTACCATTTCCGCATCGCCAAAAGGGAATTTTATCTTATTCCTTCTCTCAATAACCTGCGTCTGATCGATCACAGCCGCCGTTGTTCCCTGGTTAACTTTCCCCGCACGCCCTTTAGCATCATAAACACTTACGATCATAAAAGAATCCGTTTAGTATAAAACATGCTCCGTATGGTATAAAAGTAAATATAAAATTCCGAAGGAGTTTTGCCTGTAAAATAAAAGACCAGATGTTTTACCAGATCACATTATTTCTCCACTCCTGGCTGCGCTGGCCGGTGATGTTATTATTGCTGGCCACCTTATTCATTAGTTTATACGGCTGGTTGGCTAAAAGACCCTTTTCGGACAAGCACGGGAAGCTGTTTGCATTTTACAGCGGGATGCTGGGCATACAGGGTATAACAGGCCTGGTGCTCTTCTTTGTTACCAGCCCTATCACTACCTATATCTTATATCATAACATGAAAGGTATCACCGCTGATCCGGGCATTACCTTTTTTACGTTGCGGCATCCGCTTTCTATGTTCATAGCTGTGATAATATGCAATACAGGAAAAAAGCGGGCGGGAAAAATGTTGCTTCCGGCAGTTAAGTTCCGGACCTGGTTTATTTTCACATTGATCGTGTTCCTGGTTGTGATGGCCAATATTCCCTGGCCTTCTATGGAGTTTGGCAGGCCCTTGTTCCGGTTCTAAAGGAGCAGCAGGTTCTTCCAATTGCGCTGCGGGTCCTTCCAATTGTGCTGCAGATTTTTCCAATTGCGCTGCGGGTCCTTCCAATTGTGCTGCGGTTTCATTCAATTGCGCCGCAGTTTCTTTCAACGATGCCGCGGCCAGTATTTCCTGCAATTGCAGCATTGTTTCCTCTCTTTCAATTCCCAGCTTAAGCAGTTGCATGGCCATACCCACTATCCTGCGGTACAGGCCACGCTGCTTGGGCATAATGCAGTAGATCTCAGAAGCGATCTTTGAAGCTGTACTTAAAAAAGAAGCAAATTCCATTGTTCTTTTGAACCGGGGATCCTTCTTTACCCGTTTACCGGTTAAAGAGCTTTTCAAACGGACATAGTACCCATCACCCATTTTATAAAAACAGATGTTTTCAATAGTACCTGTTATTTTTACCGGACCTGTTTGCTTTGCCATTATGCAAAGGTAGAGCAGCTGATCTTGCAGAAAATTGTGAAATCCCAATAAATTGCGCAGTGATCCCGTACCAATCCCGTATCAATCCCGGGGCCATCCCGTATCCATCCCGTAGTAAAAGCGTATGGGATAATTACAATCTGCTCCCTTTTACTTCTTTCGGGCTCAGCCCGTATTTCTTCTTAAACTCATTACTAAAGTGCTGCAGGGTACTATACCCTGTTTCATAAGCTACCGCCGTTACCGTTCTGTCTCCCTCCCGGATCATATTCCTGGCCTGCTCCAGCCGGTGATCTTTCAGGTACCCAAAAACCGTGTTCCCAAAAACATGTTTAAACCCGGCTTTCAGCTTAAAAGTATTCAGGCCTGATTGCCGGGCCAGTACTGACATGGAAGGCGGATGCTGCAGATCATGCAGCAGGATCTCCCGGGCCTGGTGTACCTTCCTGATATCTTCCGGGAATAATTTCGCCCCAGGCACCGGCCGTTTCTCCCTTTCTTCCAGTTGCGCGCATTGCAATGCCAGCAGTTCCAGCGCTTTCGATTGCAGAAAAAGCTTACGCAACCCGCCCCGGTAGCCACAGGCCTTCATGCTTTCTATCAGCATATGCATCTTTGGCGTTAAAGGAAGATTTTGACAGTCTTTATGAAAAGAGGGCTTTTTACCCGCAACATATTCCGCCAGTGCTTCCATTACCGGGCTGGTATTCTCTGCCAGCGCCAGGAATCGCTCCGGCAGAAAGCTGAGCACAAACACCTTCAGGTCCTGCTGCTTTTTATATACTGTTGCTGCCGTTGTATAAGCATTCAATAAAATATTATGTTCACCTGAAGTGAAGTGTTGTGGTTGCTCTTCCCCATGCGCCATGGTCACAATATCCCCCTGCTGCAAAAAAGCAATGCAGGGCATGGGTGCCTGTTCAACTGTAGAAACATGCAGCTCCTGATGCACATCACCATTACAATAACCAATATGGATACCATCTGAATAAAACTGGCGGAAACGCAGGTCCCAGAAAGGCTTCCGTTCTTCCTGAACGGCTTCCCAGGCGGAGCAATCCATTAATTCCTCCCTGTTGAGCAATAATTTGTCTTTGTGCAACACCTCACGGGCACTGTTCCTGAACACTACTTCCATAATTAATTTATTTTACGCAAACTTTAATCCCGATCCCGCAACATTTCCCGTTCATCATTCCTCAAATTTGCGTTGTATACTTCTATAACGGTATATTTCCTGATTACCCCCTGCATCCGGGGTACTTTGTACTTTATTTAACATACAGCATGCTCTATTTTCTTTTTCATACCATCCTGCGCTACCGATTCGCAGTAGTAATGCAAAACCTGGCCCGCTCTTTCCCGGAGAGATCATACGAAGAGATCAATCATATTGCCGGCCGGTTCTACCGGTATTTCAGTCATATGTTCCTGGAATGGCTGGAAATGGTACTGCTTTCTGAAAAACAGATGAAGAAACGCGTGCAGGTGAATAATGCCGCTTTGCTGGAGCATTATCATGCACAGCAACGGAACATCATCATTATGTTAGGGCATTATGGGAACTGGGAATATGCCAATATCCTCCCTTCTTATCTTTCATTTGATGTACACGCCGTATTCAAACCTTTATCCAACAGGCTGTTCGACAGGATCATGCGCAAGCTCCGCTCCCGCTTCGGTTTAAAATTATTATCCATGGATAAAGTGGTGCGGTACATGCATGCCAACAGGCAACGGCCGGGTGCTTACATCTTTGTATCAGACCAATCGCCTTCGCAGGAAAACCGCTTCACCATGGACTTCCTTCATCAGCCTACCAATGTTATTACAGGAGCAGAGCGGATCGCCAAAAAACTGGATGCAGTAGTGGTGTATGCCGTGATAAATAAAAGAGACGCCTCCTCTCATTGGGAGATCTCTTTCTCATTGATCACAGACCAGGCTGCTGCAACGCCCGAACATGCGATCACTAAAACATTTTCCGAATTCCTGGAACAGGACATCCGCAGATCTCCTGAGTACTGGCTGTGGAGCCACCGCCGCTGGAAAAACAACCGATCATGATCATAGCGCTTACTGCCATATTATTGCTGCTTGCGGTGTTTGCTGCACTCACAGGTATACTGATGCAATACCACCGTTCACTGGAAGATTAAACATTTTTCCTACCTTCAGGGTATGCTTAATTTACGTGTAAACTACCCTTCCATTCCCCGGGAAATGGATGTATTCAAAGAATACTGCAGTAACATTAACCCTTCCCTTGCCAGCAAATTGCTGCATGTACCTTATCAATCACTGGACGCATCCGGCGAAGCGATCGTATTTAACTGGTTGCGCGCGGCACCGGAACATTCAGACCTTATTTCCCTGCCCAGTGGCAACAATGCACTCTTTTGTGTACTCTCTTTCTTCAGGAGCATTACGGAACATATTGCCATAGAACCTACTACCTTCCCCGGTTTTAAAATGGGCGCGGCCGGTATGAATTACCAGTTCCATATCATCACCACGGATGAAGAAGGCATGCTGCCGGAAGCATTGGCAGCACATCTTAAAACCGGTAAAAGTAAACTCATCTACCTGCAACCTACTATCCACAATCCCACCTGTAACGTCATGTCTTTAAGCAGGCGGCAGGCCATTGCAGAAGTAGTAAGGGCGTATGAAGATGTATATATCCTCGAAGACGATGCCTACCGCTTCCTGCATCCTGATCCTCCGCCTTCTTTCCTCACTATCTTACCGGAGCGTACCATGCATGTGCATAGTATGTCCAAACCCTTCAACCCCATGTTGCGTGCAGCCTATCTTGCAGCACCAAAAGGACTGCTGCAGGGTATCGAAAACCTTGTACAACTTACTTCCAGCGGCACCTCCCAGCTTTTTACCGATTTCAGTCTTTACCTGATGAAAGGAGAACTGCTGAAAGGGATCATCCGGGACAAACAGCAGGCCGCACAGACCTTACAGGAAAAGATCGGGCAGATCTTTAATGGCCTTTCCTACAAAACCTTTCCCAGCTCCTATCATATCTGGCTGAAAGCAGACCCTGCTTTGGCAGATCAATGGAAGGAAATGAATATTGACATTCCTCCCGGAGCAGGATTCTCCGTCACAGATCATACAGATCATATCAGGATTGCCCTGGGAATGTCCTGGGACCAGGCGGAACTGTTGCCTGGTTTACAAGCCATTGCAGATACCCTGAAATAGTTTTTTTCCTGAACACTTGGAGAATAGGATATAAATCCTTTATTTTGTCTACAGTTTTAGTAGACTAATAGGCCAACGTATTAAAAAACCACTCCTGAATGT includes:
- a CDS encoding helix-turn-helix transcriptional regulator, with the translated sequence MIVSVYDAKGRAGKVNQGTTAAVIDQTQVIERRNKIKFPFGDAEMVQLSFAGIFVKYGDIALREQINLHMDMGDEPSVVELHFTLSGYGFLQNERNGDRYDFVENFCNMHYLPQFTGAGEYAKDTRYRFFEVHFTTDAFLALAQNSSPLLMDLANRISTDSKIDVSKENMPITMAMHQCIQDIMHCQFSGGLKMMYLQSKCIELLALQAQAYETLTGKTPFSSSITADDIERIRYAQSYLIQHSLQPPSLMELSRIAGINEFKLKRGFKEVFNNTVFGYLADHKLNEAREMLLYRQLPIKEVADQLGYSSVQHFSKAFKKKFGVAPGQAKG
- a CDS encoding helix-turn-helix transcriptional regulator — protein: MEVVFRNSAREVLHKDKLLLNREELMDCSAWEAVQEERKPFWDLRFRQFYSDGIHIGYCNGDVHQELHVSTVEQAPMPCIAFLQQGDIVTMAHGEEQPQHFTSGEHNILLNAYTTAATVYKKQQDLKVFVLSFLPERFLALAENTSPVMEALAEYVAGKKPSFHKDCQNLPLTPKMHMLIESMKACGYRGGLRKLFLQSKALELLALQCAQLEEREKRPVPGAKLFPEDIRKVHQAREILLHDLQHPPSMSVLARQSGLNTFKLKAGFKHVFGNTVFGYLKDHRLEQARNMIREGDRTVTAVAYETGYSTLQHFSNEFKKKYGLSPKEVKGSRL
- a CDS encoding lysophospholipid acyltransferase family protein translates to MHPGYFVLYLTYSMLYFLFHTILRYRFAVVMQNLARSFPERSYEEINHIAGRFYRYFSHMFLEWLEMVLLSEKQMKKRVQVNNAALLEHYHAQQRNIIIMLGHYGNWEYANILPSYLSFDVHAVFKPLSNRLFDRIMRKLRSRFGLKLLSMDKVVRYMHANRQRPGAYIFVSDQSPSQENRFTMDFLHQPTNVITGAERIAKKLDAVVVYAVINKRDASSHWEISFSLITDQAAATPEHAITKTFSEFLEQDIRRSPEYWLWSHRRWKNNRS
- a CDS encoding aminotransferase class I/II-fold pyridoxal phosphate-dependent enzyme, whose product is MLNLRVNYPSIPREMDVFKEYCSNINPSLASKLLHVPYQSLDASGEAIVFNWLRAAPEHSDLISLPSGNNALFCVLSFFRSITEHIAIEPTTFPGFKMGAAGMNYQFHIITTDEEGMLPEALAAHLKTGKSKLIYLQPTIHNPTCNVMSLSRRQAIAEVVRAYEDVYILEDDAYRFLHPDPPPSFLTILPERTMHVHSMSKPFNPMLRAAYLAAPKGLLQGIENLVQLTSSGTSQLFTDFSLYLMKGELLKGIIRDKQQAAQTLQEKIGQIFNGLSYKTFPSSYHIWLKADPALADQWKEMNIDIPPGAGFSVTDHTDHIRIALGMSWDQAELLPGLQAIADTLK